One stretch of Pedobacter riviphilus DNA includes these proteins:
- the aroA gene encoding 3-phosphoshikimate 1-carboxyvinyltransferase: MSKNALVSFKGTKNINTEIQLTGSKSECNRALIISALSKKLVKVENLSNAADTVTLNGILNHLEEELEVEIQESKTVDVGPAGTAMRFLSAYLSAKNGNFLLTGTERMKQRPIGILAEALKTIGADISYAEAEGFPPLNIVGPLNQKTAEVKIKGDISSQYISALLMIAPILPQGLTLEIEGELTSKPYVDMTLDMLAEVGIAHSWNGNSISIKPQAFKPGNLVVEPDWSAASYWYSIAALADEAEISLPALKEKSLQGDSQIKNIMKIFGIATSKTDNGIAISNLGLTLDTKEVLDLKTCPDLAQTIVVIAAALGKNMAFTGLETLKIKETDRIAALQNELAKIGVTFTEDNLVYTLNTDNLHFPDKVTFATYEDHRMAMAFAPLALLINEVEIEEMQVVEKSYPYYWEDLKKAGFDVNIK, encoded by the coding sequence ATGTCGAAAAACGCCTTAGTTTCTTTTAAAGGAACCAAGAATATTAATACGGAAATCCAATTAACAGGCTCGAAAAGCGAATGCAACAGAGCTTTAATTATTAGCGCTTTAAGCAAGAAACTGGTTAAAGTTGAAAACCTTTCCAATGCTGCCGATACGGTAACTTTAAATGGCATCCTTAATCATCTTGAAGAAGAATTAGAAGTAGAAATCCAGGAATCAAAAACAGTTGATGTTGGCCCTGCAGGAACCGCTATGCGTTTCTTATCGGCTTATCTTTCGGCTAAAAACGGCAATTTCTTACTTACCGGGACCGAACGCATGAAACAGCGCCCCATTGGTATTTTGGCAGAGGCTTTAAAAACCATCGGCGCTGATATTTCTTATGCAGAAGCTGAAGGTTTCCCACCATTGAACATTGTTGGCCCTTTAAACCAAAAAACTGCTGAAGTTAAAATTAAAGGCGATATCAGCAGTCAATATATTTCGGCCTTGCTGATGATTGCCCCTATCCTACCTCAGGGTTTAACTTTAGAAATTGAAGGTGAGCTTACCTCTAAACCATATGTAGATATGACTTTAGATATGTTGGCTGAAGTTGGCATTGCGCATTCTTGGAACGGAAATTCAATTTCTATTAAACCACAGGCTTTTAAACCAGGCAATTTGGTTGTAGAGCCCGATTGGAGTGCAGCATCGTACTGGTATAGCATTGCAGCATTAGCTGATGAAGCAGAAATTAGTTTACCTGCATTAAAAGAAAAAAGTTTGCAGGGCGATAGCCAGATCAAAAATATCATGAAGATTTTTGGTATTGCTACCAGCAAAACCGATAATGGAATTGCCATTAGCAATTTAGGGCTCACTTTAGATACAAAAGAAGTTCTAGACTTAAAAACCTGTCCGGATTTAGCACAAACTATTGTAGTTATTGCAGCAGCTTTGGGCAAAAACATGGCCTTTACAGGCTTAGAAACCTTAAAAATCAAAGAAACAGACCGTATTGCAGCCCTTCAGAACGAATTGGCGAAAATAGGTGTTACTTTTACAGAAGATAATCTGGTTTATACTTTAAACACAGACAACCTTCACTTTCCCGATAAAGTTACTTTTGCAACCTACGAGGACCACCGTATGGCAATGGCTTTTGCTCCTCTTGCCCTTTTGATCAACGAAGTTGAAATTGAAGAAATGCAGGTAGTAGAAAAATCTTATCCTTATTATTGGGAAGATTTGAAAAAAGCGGGATTTGATGTTAATATCAAGTAG
- a CDS encoding tetratricopeptide repeat protein, whose amino-acid sequence MLFLFFSFLCTASFGQVGAPQKKLDSLLSLNLKNLKLDSTKIKILTEVYRQYMRMKNVEKAEEYVDKTIQLSHEKNLKKFSAMAYYRRGLMYHGRSDYQKAEENYNYAVNEFSSVGNLDMVAGTYLNLGALYSSIPDYVKSLEVNQKAIAIYEKMGNETDMASCYTNISTIYQSLGNQSQALVYMNMALKVFAKDGENTRGVAVVYGLIGTNYFEASERELKEMNVMPSQKIKLALAYYNKSLKVSEAIGDMGLIATVKRDLADLYASIGQKDAALKSYQKSVELNKTGEDKEAYASSLYALGNFYQKENDFENAIILLNNSLKIAEDNRLLDIEKQSTLGLSAVYEKQKDYNKSLAYYRQYIAVRDKIFDQEKEKEITRRQMQLDFGIKERNYLLKQKLTEGELKRREQELALKRQQLVLSDKEKALGLLTFQKAKADLDIQRLAQDSKFANAKFAAQLAAGLKDKQISKQVQQIKFDERVKLFLTIATTLILIIAVVIFFNQRKTTRLNKIINTQKRELEQLSKVKDRIFSVVSHDMRTPVNSLISFMQLLEGGNIEQDKLNRYAASLKNNLTYTSTMMENLLNWAASQMQGFNPYLESLDVHDLINDVILSLHDNANQKHLAIQNLVPAKTFCKADSNMFILVIRNIISNAIKFTPNGGTITASARPVGNALEIKVSDTGIGLTPVQVEHFNKPGYLGAGMSTLGTNKEKGTGLGLLLCRTFISMMDGKISADINPEGGSYFKIILQK is encoded by the coding sequence ATGCTGTTCCTCTTTTTTTCATTTTTGTGCACAGCCAGCTTTGGTCAGGTGGGTGCACCGCAGAAAAAACTGGATAGCCTTTTAAGTTTAAATTTAAAGAATCTAAAATTAGATTCTACTAAGATCAAAATATTGACGGAGGTTTACCGCCAATACATGCGGATGAAAAATGTAGAGAAAGCAGAAGAATATGTGGATAAAACCATTCAGCTTTCGCATGAGAAAAATCTGAAAAAATTCTCTGCCATGGCTTATTACCGGAGGGGTTTAATGTATCATGGAAGGTCTGATTATCAAAAAGCAGAAGAAAACTATAATTATGCCGTTAATGAGTTTTCTTCAGTAGGAAATTTGGATATGGTAGCGGGTACTTACCTCAACCTGGGCGCTTTATATAGCAGCATTCCTGATTATGTTAAATCACTGGAAGTTAATCAAAAGGCCATAGCTATCTACGAAAAAATGGGCAATGAAACCGATATGGCCAGTTGTTATACCAATATCTCTACTATTTACCAAAGTTTGGGAAATCAGAGTCAGGCATTGGTTTACATGAACATGGCGCTAAAAGTATTTGCTAAAGATGGCGAAAATACTAGAGGTGTAGCGGTTGTTTATGGCCTGATCGGAACCAATTATTTTGAAGCTTCTGAACGTGAATTAAAGGAGATGAATGTAATGCCCAGCCAGAAAATAAAACTGGCCTTGGCATATTACAACAAATCGTTGAAGGTATCAGAAGCTATTGGAGATATGGGCTTAATAGCTACCGTTAAACGGGATCTGGCCGATTTGTACGCTTCAATAGGGCAAAAGGATGCGGCGTTAAAATCGTATCAAAAATCGGTTGAGTTAAATAAAACAGGAGAAGATAAAGAAGCTTATGCATCAAGTTTATATGCTTTGGGAAACTTTTACCAAAAAGAAAATGATTTTGAAAATGCAATCATATTACTCAATAATAGCTTAAAAATTGCAGAAGATAACAGACTACTGGATATTGAAAAACAATCTACTCTAGGACTAAGTGCCGTATATGAAAAACAAAAAGATTATAACAAATCTTTAGCCTATTACAGGCAGTATATTGCTGTTAGAGATAAAATTTTCGACCAGGAAAAGGAAAAAGAAATTACCAGAAGGCAAATGCAGCTCGATTTTGGCATTAAAGAGCGCAACTATTTATTGAAGCAAAAACTGACAGAAGGGGAGTTAAAAAGACGAGAACAGGAACTTGCACTAAAGAGGCAACAATTAGTATTGAGTGATAAAGAAAAAGCGTTGGGTCTGCTAACTTTTCAAAAAGCAAAAGCTGATCTCGATATCCAGCGTTTGGCCCAGGATAGCAAATTTGCTAATGCTAAATTTGCGGCACAGCTAGCAGCCGGACTAAAGGATAAACAGATTAGTAAACAGGTACAGCAGATTAAATTTGATGAACGTGTTAAATTATTCCTTACCATAGCCACAACACTTATTCTGATTATTGCCGTTGTTATATTTTTTAACCAGCGCAAAACAACAAGGCTGAATAAGATTATCAATACGCAAAAACGAGAATTAGAGCAGTTAAGTAAAGTTAAAGACCGCATTTTTAGTGTAGTAAGCCATGATATGCGTACACCTGTTAATTCATTAATTTCCTTTATGCAGTTGTTAGAAGGTGGAAATATCGAGCAGGATAAGTTAAACAGATACGCTGCGTCACTAAAAAATAACCTCACTTATACCTCCACAATGATGGAGAACCTTCTCAATTGGGCAGCCAGCCAGATGCAGGGTTTTAACCCGTATTTAGAATCATTGGACGTTCATGACCTGATTAATGACGTTATTCTTTCTTTGCACGATAACGCTAATCAAAAGCATTTGGCTATTCAGAATTTAGTGCCAGCCAAAACATTTTGTAAAGCAGATTCGAACATGTTCATACTGGTTATTCGCAATATCATCAGTAATGCAATTAAATTTACGCCAAATGGTGGTACCATCACAGCTAGTGCTCGTCCTGTTGGAAATGCGTTAGAAATTAAAGTTTCGGATACAGGCATCGGTTTAACCCCTGTACAGGTGGAACATTTTAATAAGCCAGGTTATTTAGGTGCGGGGATGAGCACCTTGGGTACAAATAAAGAAAAAGGTACTGGTTTAGGTTTATTGCTCTGCAGAACCTTTATTAGCATGATGGATGGTAAAATTAGCGCTGATATTAATCCTGAAGGTGGAAGTTATTTTAAAATAATCTTGCAGAAATAA
- a CDS encoding chorismate mutase has product MKLNLNIQPLNTWLNVNNEPLIISGPCSAETEEQLLTTAHLLAATGKVSVLRAGIWKPRTRPGEFEGIGSIGLEWLKRAKAETGLPTAVEVANAKHVEEALAAGVDILWIGARSTVNPFTVQEIADALKGHDVPVLIKNPVNPDLQLWIGAIERINGAGITKIGAIHRGFSSFEKSSFRNEPMWELAIQLKTLCPELPIINDPSHICGNRELIPYISQKALDLDMQGLMIESHVDPSVAWTDAKQQVTPAALAELVDRLTVREPEVANEASADKLAELRKSIDKIDDILLQKLGERMSIVAKIGEFKRDNQVTILQVNRWDAIIQKGQAFAKALKLDLNFTEKFLELVHGESIRKQTEIMNAGKAEQGIAAEQHTEVKA; this is encoded by the coding sequence ATGAAACTTAATTTAAACATTCAACCTCTAAACACCTGGTTAAACGTAAACAACGAGCCATTAATCATTTCTGGCCCTTGTAGCGCTGAAACTGAAGAGCAATTATTAACTACAGCGCACTTATTGGCTGCTACCGGTAAAGTATCGGTATTGAGAGCTGGTATCTGGAAACCACGTACCCGTCCGGGAGAATTTGAAGGTATCGGAAGTATCGGTCTAGAGTGGTTAAAACGTGCTAAAGCAGAAACAGGTTTACCAACGGCGGTAGAGGTTGCAAATGCAAAACACGTTGAAGAAGCTTTAGCAGCTGGTGTAGATATCCTTTGGATTGGTGCACGTTCTACTGTAAATCCTTTCACCGTTCAGGAAATTGCTGATGCTTTAAAAGGCCATGATGTTCCGGTATTGATCAAAAACCCGGTTAACCCCGATTTACAGTTATGGATTGGTGCAATTGAGCGTATCAATGGTGCAGGAATTACCAAAATCGGTGCTATTCATCGCGGTTTCTCTTCATTCGAGAAAAGTTCATTCCGTAACGAGCCAATGTGGGAACTTGCTATCCAATTAAAAACGCTTTGCCCTGAATTACCGATCATTAACGATCCAAGTCACATTTGCGGTAACCGCGAGTTAATCCCATACATTTCTCAAAAAGCATTAGATTTAGATATGCAGGGTTTAATGATCGAATCTCACGTAGATCCTTCAGTTGCCTGGACAGATGCTAAACAACAAGTTACACCAGCTGCTTTAGCTGAATTGGTTGACCGTTTAACTGTTCGTGAACCAGAGGTTGCAAACGAAGCTTCTGCTGATAAATTAGCCGAATTACGTAAGTCAATCGATAAAATTGACGATATCCTATTGCAGAAATTAGGCGAACGTATGTCTATCGTAGCAAAAATTGGTGAGTTTAAACGCGATAACCAGGTAACTATTTTACAGGTTAACCGTTGGGATGCCATTATTCAAAAAGGCCAGGCTTTTGCAAAAGCTTTAAAATTAGATTTAAACTTTACCGAAAAATTCTTAGAATTGGTACACGGTGAGTCGATCCGTAAGCAAACTGAAATTATGAATGCTGGTAAAGCTGAGCAAGGTATTGCTGCAGAGCAACATACTGAAGTTAAAGCATAA
- a CDS encoding LytR/AlgR family response regulator transcription factor, whose product MTYSCLIVDDNEIERDAIEMHLKKIPSLNIIAVCSNGIEASQILSTTSVDIVYSDIDMPELSGMDLLKSLKKQPLFIFITSFSEYAAESFNLDALDFIVKPATFERILKATNKAIEYIELRKQVNKLPAENLNDYDKKDDDYFFFRETKGITKLKYNDVIYIESMGDFSKLFTSIDKHVILVSLKNLEKQLPSKIFSRVHKQYIININHIATLTNHEVHLDHNFLVPISATNRQELLEKSIDKKILSRFLK is encoded by the coding sequence ATGACGTACAGCTGCTTAATTGTTGATGATAATGAAATTGAAAGAGATGCAATAGAAATGCATCTTAAAAAAATCCCATCATTAAATATTATTGCTGTTTGTAGTAATGGTATAGAAGCTTCCCAAATTTTATCAACCACTTCTGTGGACATTGTTTATTCTGATATTGATATGCCGGAGCTTTCAGGTATGGATTTACTAAAGAGCCTAAAAAAGCAACCGTTATTTATTTTTATCACGTCATTTAGCGAATACGCGGCAGAAAGCTTTAACCTGGATGCCCTGGATTTTATTGTTAAGCCCGCAACATTCGAGCGCATATTAAAAGCTACCAATAAAGCAATCGAATATATTGAATTGAGGAAACAAGTAAATAAACTTCCAGCTGAAAATTTAAACGACTACGATAAAAAAGACGATGATTATTTCTTTTTTAGGGAAACAAAAGGCATAACCAAGCTGAAATATAATGATGTAATTTATATTGAAAGTATGGGCGATTTTTCAAAGCTGTTTACCAGTATCGACAAACATGTTATTTTGGTAAGCCTAAAAAATCTAGAAAAACAACTGCCTTCGAAAATTTTCTCAAGGGTACACAAACAGTACATCATTAATATCAACCACATTGCAACCTTAACCAATCATGAGGTTCATTTAGATCATAACTTTCTGGTTCCGATAAGTGCCACTAACAGGCAGGAATTATTGGAAAAATCAATTGACAAGAAAATTCTGTCTAGATTTTTAAAATAA
- a CDS encoding DUF1573 domain-containing protein, which produces MKKILVLFAFVLGLSVAVNAQTKPAEFKFESETHDFGKIVLNKPVTYDFKYTNIGEEPLIITKAEASCGCTVPKYTSTPLKKGETGVISVTFNAAAGPSTFSKAVTITSNAKTPIKVLYIKGETVAAASK; this is translated from the coding sequence ATGAAAAAGATCTTAGTATTATTCGCTTTTGTTTTAGGTTTAAGTGTTGCTGTAAATGCACAAACTAAACCTGCAGAGTTTAAATTCGAATCGGAAACTCACGATTTCGGTAAAATTGTTTTGAACAAACCAGTAACTTACGATTTTAAATACACCAATATTGGCGAAGAGCCTTTAATTATCACTAAAGCTGAAGCAAGCTGTGGCTGTACAGTACCTAAATACACTTCTACGCCATTAAAAAAAGGCGAAACTGGTGTAATTTCGGTAACGTTTAACGCTGCTGCTGGTCCATCAACTTTTTCGAAAGCCGTAACCATTACTTCAAATGCTAAAACACCAATTAAAGTGCTTTACATCAAAGGTGAAACGGTTGCAGCAGCTTCAAAATAA
- the aroC gene encoding chorismate synthase: MAGNSFGQLFRITTFGESHGVAIGVIIDGCPAQLDIDMDFIQSELDKRKPGQSKITTQRKESDTVQILSGVFEGKSTGTPIALLIPNEDQRSKDYGHNVDVYRPSHADYVYDAKYGIRDHRGGGRSSARETAARVAAGAIAKLFLKQQGIEIFAHVTSVGTIEAPNLESNDLSDLLQIREENIVRCADPATAHEMIEFIDSVRKDGDTVGGKIGCIVKGCPAGLGEPVFDKLHADLGKAMLSINAVHGFEYGSGFAGSELRGSQHNDIPQPKAADSKVFKTTTNYAGGILGGISNGMDITFKVAFKPVATIMHNQQTINAAGEASEIKGKGRHDPCVVPRAVVIVEAMAALVLADQFLRNKASII; this comes from the coding sequence ATGGCAGGCAACTCATTCGGACAACTATTTCGCATCACAACCTTTGGCGAATCTCATGGCGTAGCCATTGGGGTAATTATTGATGGCTGTCCGGCGCAATTAGATATCGATATGGATTTTATCCAATCAGAACTTGACAAACGTAAACCAGGTCAATCCAAAATCACCACTCAAAGAAAAGAAAGCGATACCGTTCAGATTTTATCGGGTGTATTTGAAGGGAAAAGTACCGGTACGCCAATTGCACTTTTAATTCCTAACGAAGATCAACGGTCAAAAGATTACGGTCATAATGTAGATGTTTACCGCCCCAGCCATGCCGATTATGTTTACGATGCAAAATATGGCATCCGCGATCACCGCGGTGGCGGCCGTTCTTCTGCCCGCGAAACTGCTGCCCGTGTAGCTGCAGGAGCCATTGCAAAACTATTTTTAAAGCAACAGGGCATAGAAATTTTCGCACACGTAACTTCAGTAGGCACAATAGAAGCGCCTAATTTAGAAAGCAATGATTTATCTGATTTATTGCAAATTAGAGAAGAAAATATTGTGCGTTGTGCTGATCCTGCAACTGCACACGAAATGATTGAATTTATTGATTCGGTTCGTAAAGATGGCGATACCGTTGGCGGAAAAATAGGCTGTATAGTAAAAGGCTGCCCTGCCGGCTTAGGCGAACCTGTTTTTGATAAATTGCATGCCGATTTAGGCAAAGCCATGCTCAGCATTAATGCCGTTCATGGTTTCGAATACGGCTCTGGTTTTGCCGGAAGCGAATTAAGAGGATCACAGCACAATGATATCCCTCAGCCAAAAGCTGCTGATTCGAAAGTTTTTAAAACCACAACCAATTATGCTGGAGGTATTTTAGGTGGCATTTCTAACGGAATGGACATTACCTTTAAAGTGGCATTTAAACCTGTAGCAACCATTATGCATAACCAACAAACCATAAATGCAGCTGGCGAAGCTTCGGAAATTAAAGGTAAAGGCCGCCATGATCCTTGTGTGGTACCCAGAGCTGTAGTAATTGTTGAAGCCATGGCAGCACTCGTTTTAGCCGATCAATTTTTAAGAAACAAAGCAAGCATTATTTAA
- a CDS encoding alpha-ketoacid dehydrogenase subunit alpha/beta yields the protein MPNEKLMTNTIDASELSFNDFKSIVINDYKIAFESRQASILGRREVLTGKAKFGIFGDGKEVPQVAMAKAFKNGDWRSGYYRDQTFAFATGISTIKEFFAQLYANPTDGADPFSGGRQMNCHFATKSVNEDGSWNDLTQIKNCSSDISPTGGQMARLVGLAYASKLFRQNKELDYLKHFSVNGNEVAFGTIGNASTSEGVFFEAINAAGVLQIPMAISIWDDAYGISVPAKYQTTKEDISEVLKGFQRDADQPGYEIYKVKGWDYPALCEVYEKAINVCREEHVPVLIHVTELTQPQGHSTSGSHERYKSKDRLAWENEHDCILKMRAWMLDSAVATEEEIAAVEKDAKVYVRNAQKEAWNEFLDSIKPEQKQVVDLISGIAKHQPELAKIAANLASTADAQRREVYTAARKAIRLSAGFSSPERNELLTWYKQQDKFNYDRYNSKLHTDGKESPDMIAVVNAAYDEQSKMVDGREVLNACFNENFARDPRLVAFGEDLGNIGDVNQGFAGLQAKYGELRITDTGIREMTIMGQGIGLAMRGLKPIAEIQYLDYLIFALNVLSDDLASLSYRTKGIQKAPVIVRTRGHRLEGIWHSGSPISMILGSLRGMHLCVPRNMTQAAGMYNTLFRADEPAIVIECLNGYRLKEKLPSNVGDFTVPLGKAEVLEEGTDITVISYGSSLRIVQEAAEELSLLGISVEIIDPQTLLPFDTTQVCVNSLAKTSKLLVVDEDVPGGASAYILQKVLEEQKGYFHLDGQPKTLSAKAHRPPFGSDGDYFSKPSVDDVIETIYQMMHDANPVKYPSLF from the coding sequence ATGCCGAATGAAAAATTGATGACCAACACTATTGATGCTTCCGAACTCAGTTTTAACGATTTTAAATCTATCGTCATAAACGACTATAAAATAGCCTTTGAAAGTAGGCAGGCCAGCATTTTAGGCCGTAGGGAAGTATTAACAGGGAAGGCTAAATTTGGAATTTTTGGTGATGGTAAAGAGGTGCCCCAGGTTGCCATGGCAAAAGCTTTTAAAAACGGCGATTGGCGCTCGGGTTATTACCGCGATCAAACTTTTGCCTTTGCAACAGGCATTTCCACTATTAAAGAATTTTTTGCACAGCTTTATGCCAATCCCACTGATGGAGCCGATCCATTTTCGGGTGGGAGGCAAATGAACTGCCATTTTGCAACAAAATCTGTTAATGAAGATGGCAGCTGGAACGATTTAACGCAGATTAAAAACTGCTCGTCAGATATTTCTCCAACAGGTGGCCAGATGGCCCGTTTGGTAGGTTTAGCTTATGCATCTAAATTATTCAGACAGAATAAAGAGCTCGATTACTTAAAACACTTTTCTGTAAACGGAAATGAGGTTGCTTTTGGTACTATTGGTAACGCATCAACTTCGGAAGGGGTATTTTTTGAAGCCATTAATGCTGCAGGTGTTTTGCAGATCCCCATGGCCATCTCGATTTGGGATGACGCCTATGGCATTTCGGTTCCGGCAAAATACCAAACTACAAAAGAAGATATCTCAGAAGTTTTAAAAGGTTTTCAGCGTGATGCTGATCAGCCGGGATATGAAATTTATAAAGTAAAGGGCTGGGATTATCCAGCTTTATGCGAGGTGTACGAAAAAGCAATAAATGTTTGTAGAGAAGAACATGTGCCTGTTTTAATTCACGTTACCGAACTTACTCAGCCCCAGGGGCACTCCACCTCTGGTTCGCACGAAAGGTACAAATCAAAAGACCGTTTGGCTTGGGAAAATGAGCATGATTGTATCCTGAAAATGCGGGCCTGGATGCTCGATTCGGCGGTAGCAACCGAAGAAGAAATTGCAGCGGTTGAAAAAGATGCAAAGGTTTATGTACGTAATGCACAAAAAGAAGCCTGGAATGAGTTTCTGGATAGTATTAAACCAGAACAAAAACAAGTTGTTGATTTAATTAGTGGTATAGCTAAACATCAACCTGAACTGGCTAAAATTGCTGCAAATTTGGCTTCAACTGCAGATGCACAACGTCGGGAAGTATATACTGCTGCACGAAAAGCGATACGTTTATCGGCTGGTTTTAGCTCTCCGGAGCGCAATGAGCTGTTAACATGGTATAAACAACAAGATAAGTTTAATTACGACCGTTACAACTCTAAACTACACACAGACGGTAAAGAAAGCCCGGATATGATTGCTGTGGTTAATGCAGCATATGATGAGCAATCGAAAATGGTTGACGGTAGGGAAGTACTTAATGCCTGTTTTAACGAAAACTTTGCGCGCGATCCACGTTTAGTTGCTTTTGGAGAAGATTTAGGAAATATTGGTGATGTAAATCAGGGTTTTGCAGGTTTGCAGGCCAAATATGGTGAATTGAGAATTACCGATACCGGAATTAGAGAAATGACCATTATGGGGCAGGGTATAGGCTTAGCCATGAGGGGCTTAAAGCCGATTGCCGAAATACAATATCTTGATTATTTAATTTTTGCATTGAATGTTCTTAGCGACGATTTAGCATCGCTTTCCTATCGCACCAAAGGGATTCAAAAAGCACCGGTTATTGTACGTACCCGTGGTCATCGATTGGAAGGAATCTGGCATTCAGGCTCACCAATCAGCATGATTTTAGGTTCTTTAAGAGGAATGCATTTATGCGTACCAAGAAATATGACCCAAGCTGCCGGAATGTACAACACCCTCTTTAGGGCTGATGAACCTGCAATAGTAATTGAGTGTTTAAACGGTTACAGGCTTAAAGAAAAACTACCTAGTAATGTTGGCGATTTTACTGTTCCATTAGGCAAAGCAGAGGTTTTAGAAGAAGGAACCGATATTACAGTAATATCCTATGGTTCTTCTTTAAGAATTGTTCAGGAGGCAGCAGAAGAATTGAGCTTGTTGGGTATTTCTGTAGAAATTATAGATCCGCAAACGCTTTTACCTTTTGATACTACCCAGGTTTGTGTAAATTCTCTTGCCAAAACAAGTAAATTATTGGTTGTAGATGAAGATGTTCCAGGAGGTGCATCTGCATATATACTGCAAAAGGTACTGGAAGAACAAAAAGGTTATTTCCATTTAGATGGTCAGCCGAAAACATTATCGGCTAAAGCGCATCGTCCGCCATTTGGATCGGATGGTGATTATTTCAGTAAACCATCAGTTGATGATGTAATCGAAACCATTTACCAGATGATGCATGATGCAAACCCAGTAAAATATCCTTCACTTTTTTAA
- a CDS encoding DUF1684 domain-containing protein, with product MRTITFLLLLISMNSFAQSYAEQISKHRETYKQDFIKDGRSPLKKNDLQNLHFYDADSAYKILADVEILKNEKVFKMPTFNGSSSDYYKYAHVNFVLNDKKIQMTLYKSVSLSTNPVYKDHLFLPFTDETNNKETYGGGRYIDLDAKEIIDNHIEIDFNKAYNPYCAYSDGYRCPVPPEENDLQLAIKAGEKLYTGEKKHQK from the coding sequence ATGAGAACCATCACCTTCTTATTGCTATTAATCAGCATGAATAGCTTTGCACAAAGTTATGCTGAACAGATCTCAAAACATCGTGAAACCTATAAACAGGATTTCATTAAAGATGGGCGGTCACCGCTCAAGAAAAACGACCTGCAAAACCTTCACTTTTATGATGCAGACAGTGCGTATAAAATTTTGGCTGACGTAGAAATACTGAAGAATGAAAAGGTTTTCAAAATGCCTACTTTTAACGGCTCTAGTAGCGATTATTATAAATATGCACATGTAAATTTCGTTCTGAATGACAAAAAAATTCAGATGACTTTATATAAAAGTGTTTCTTTATCAACCAACCCAGTTTATAAAGACCACCTCTTTCTGCCTTTTACTGATGAAACCAATAATAAGGAAACTTATGGAGGAGGCAGGTATATCGATCTAGATGCAAAAGAAATCATAGATAATCACATCGAAATCGATTTTAATAAAGCCTACAATCCTTATTGTGCCTATAGCGACGGATACCGTTGCCCTGTACCACCAGAAGAAAACGACCTACAATTGGCCATAAAAGCTGGCGAGAAATTATACACTGGCGAAAAGAAACATCAAAAATAA